A single Asterias rubens chromosome 13, eAstRub1.3, whole genome shotgun sequence DNA region contains:
- the LOC117298870 gene encoding histone deacetylase complex subunit SAP130-A-like yields MSSQSPSLPACGSSNPGQASTPTTPVNSSAEGKPNSKSPAARSAEKPSNPKVVVQPVNPPMSISLPVDAPQSMFTITQQKHMLETAKVPAAASVAPIIVCKASPTIPRPAISKTVSAAHPQSTNAQVTIAGYPVAGTQSVASTHPVPGTYVVQSTPTVVSSTHLLPTSYPVPSAQLVPSSQVRLPSSAPSGTLAVESQKLKVTGSTTQVATSGTQPGAVGGQAGHPMPQYVRTLPMPHGMIPGAHVAQGQVQQHVFPSHLPRGAVAAAAMSAPKSGLTTAILRTTSPVAQSQFPGTTTSLTSSAIQSTLLAGQQMQRYHHPSSQVHLPAQLQMPGKGHSPVGLAGVGTGLPGVGTAPTGPPGITRASSPAAATSLPSHLSSSTEAHRVIPHSSLPQSHPQSAAHPFRPDIKQLSKTDKKLDGKADPKSSEPIKRMETKIEVRSEVKVDPRGEVKMIDPRSNYSWVPMAQHGNPKLQLSGTKYISQGMGLQRMSHPQVQVCHSGGNNVSSSLVTATTLSHHTVPSQSIIHSSIRTSAITVTTLSTQSQSVTTTSIPVAKVYPRQQMTHSARPSAAYVSETYMTTHRNSPNASVATTVNALPPAASMSDGRGERPPHPGAVAHSGHYPSQMPAFYYDPMTNYRMYNNPAHNFPMSAAGVRSTLADPHIRHQMHPSPQQNNSVAAAVVAAAAHAATGGAPVRINPVSIMMDSRRPVSMHNPMGMGPALEGGNVHTSSAASMNIPQSSSSSPNPSASPRPSILKRRINDSVSIRKPVSSGSQPSSPSPKTELTRSTSSSPKHSDSLASSQHSMDSNTSEASLDILPSSIKVKQEHEILHSDTISQASLARDLSMTNSSSIVECSPSPRKKPRKQQHVVATEHHDILDDQSTDEETETKPKHFRIKKEKKEKKPAVPDLDHLNIVHFFRRPCLRLIDAYRQSWKPTHNHFERYTDVRQKEEKKSNIHEIANQRGIVKKTDGWKVRHITYQFEDLNGLEMDVFNQMKDIKEGMSNWQTPGKESDTSKIYELIQGNIQRSQYVMEHLEEAKTTMLKLLEHKPKVMGIIKTHANKRHAKKKHSP; encoded by the exons ATGAGTAGTCAGTCACCATCTCTCCCAGCCTGTGggagttcgaatcctggccaaGCCAGCACCCCAACCACACCAGTCAACAGCAGTGCTGAGGGCAAGCCAAACAGCAAAAGCCCAGCAGCCCGATCAGCAGAGAAACCCAGTAACCCAAAGGTCGTAGTTCAGCCAGTCAATCCTCCAATGAGTATTTCTCTGCCTGTGGATGCACCGCAATCGATGTTCACTATTACGCAACAGAAGCACATGTTGGAGACGGCCAAGGTTCCTGCAGCAGCCTCTGTCGCTCCAATT attgttTGCAAAGCATCTCCAACAATCCCAAGACCTGCCATCTCAAAGACGGTGTCTGCAGCCCACCCTCAGTCCACTAATGCCCAAGTTACCATTGCTGGCTACCCAGTAGCTGGCACCCAGTCGGTTGCCAGCACACACCCAGTACCCGGAACCTATGTTGTACAAAGTACCCCCACAGTAGTATCTAGTACCCACCTATTACCCACCTCATACCCCGTACCCAGTGCCCAACTGGTACCCAGTTCACAGGTGCGTCTGCCTAGCTCTGCACCCAGTGGTACCCTTGCCGTGGAGAGCCAAAAGCTAAAGGTGACTGGTTCAACCACACAGGTAGCCACTAGTGGTACCCAACCGGGTGCAGTAGGGGGGCAGGCAGGGCACCCGATGCCACAGTATGTCAGGACGTTACCCATGCCGCATGGAATGATCCCAGGTGCCCATGTAGCTCAGGGGCAGGTGCAACAACACGTGTTTCCGTCACATTTGCCACGAG GAGCAGTGGCTGCAGCTGCCATGTCGGCACCTAAAAGTGGCTTGACGACGGCCATCTTAAGGACCACCAGTCCCGTAGCTCAGAGTCAGTTTCCAGGAACGACCACATCACTCACTTCCTCTGCCATCCAGTCAACGTTGCTGGCTGGCCAACAAATGcag CGCTACCATCACCCTTCTTCCCAGGTGCACCTCCCAGCCCAGCTGCAAATGCCCGGTAAAGGTCACTCCCCGGTGGGTCTTGCAGGAGTAGGGACAGGTCTGCCAGGGGTAGGTACAGCACCCACAGGACCCCCAGGTATCACCAGGGCAAGCTCCCCAGCAGCTGCTACGAGCCTGCCCTCACACCTTAGCAGCAGTACGGAGGCTCACAG GGTAATTCCTCATTCATCCCTGCCCCAGTCACACCCTCAAAGTGCTGCCCATCCCTTCCGACCGGACatcaaacagctctccaaaACGGACAAGAAATTGGACGGCAAAGCCGACCCCAAATCATCGGAGCCCATCAAACGGATGGAGACCAAGATCGAAGTGAGGTCAGAGGTGAAGGTTGACCCTCGGGGTGAGGTCAAGATGATTGACCCCAGGTCAAATTATAGCTGGGTACCGATGGCGCAGCACGGTAATCCGAAGTTGCAGCTGAGCGGAACCAAGTACATCTCTCAGGGGATGGGTTTGCAGAGAATGAGCCACCCTCAGGTGCAGGTCTGCCATAGCGGAGGGAACAATGTCTCTAGTAGTCTAGTCACTGCCACAACGTTATCGCACCACACGGTACCCTCGCAGA GTATTATCCACAGCAGTATCCGCACCTCTGCAATCACAGTAACGACTCTGAGCACCCAATCCCAGTCTGTCACTACAACTTCAATTCCAGttg CCAAAGTGTACCCCCGTCAGCAGATGACTCACTCTGCCAGACCCAGCGCTGCCTACGTCTCCGAGACCTACATGACGACTCATAGAAACTCACCCAATGCCTCTGTAGCTACGACGGTGAATGCGTTACCACCGGCAGCGTCAATGAGTGATGGACGGGGTGAGAGACCTCCACATCCAGGTGCCGTGGCGCATAGCGGCCACTATCCATCTCAAATGCCTGCGTTCTACTATGATCCTATGACAA ATTACAGAATGTATAATAATCCAGCACATAATTTCCCGATGTCAGCAGCCGGTGTTCGCTCAACATTGG CCGACCCCCACATAAGGCATCAGATGCATCCATCACCGCAGCAGAATAATTCAGTCGCAGCGGCCGTCGTTGCTGCAGCAGCACACGCCGCCACTGGAGGTGCGCCAGTCCGTATCAACCCTGTCAGCATCATGATGGATTCAAGGCGACCGGTGTCGATGCACAACCCTATGGGTATGGGGCCCGCGCTGGAAG GTGGGAATGTACACACTAGCTCGGCTGCCTCAATGAACATACCACAGTCATCCAGCAGTTCACCGAACCCAAGTGCTTCACCGAGACCAAGTATTTTAAAGAGGAGAATCAACGATAG TGTTTCTATTAGGAAGCCGGTATCCTCAGGCAGTCAACCCAGTAGTCCTAGTCCAAAGACTGAACTAACCAGGTCGACATCAAGCTCACCAAAACACAG TGATTCATTAGCGAGTAGTCAACACTCCATGGACAGCAACACCTCCGAGGCTAGCCTGGACATCTTACCCTCATCAATCAAAGTCAAGCAAGAGCATGAAATCCTCCATTCTGACACCATTTCCCAGGCTAGCCTGGCCAGAGATTTGAGTATGACCAACTCGTCATCCATCGTGGAGTGCAGTCCGTCGCCGAGGAAGAAACCTCGCAAACAGCAACATGT GGTCGCCACAGAGCATCATGACATCTTAGATGATCAGTCCACTGATGAGGAGACGGAGACCAAACCTAAACATTTCCGCATCAAGAAAGAGAAGAAAGAGAAGAAGCCAGCAG TCCCTGACCTGGACCATCTGAACATCGTACACTTCTTCAGGAGGCCATGTTTGAGGTTAATCGATGCTTACAGGCAATCTTGGAAACCAACACATAACCACTTTGAGAGGTACACGGATGTCAGACAGAAGG AAGAGAAGAAGTCAAACATTCATGAGATTGCGAACCAACGAGGAATCGTCAAGAAGACGGACGGCTGGAAGGTCAGGCATATCACCTACCAGTTTGAGGACTTG AACGGTTTAGAGATGGACGTTTTTAACCAAATGAAGGACATCAAGGAAGGAATGTCAAATTGGCAAACCCCTGGGAAGGAGAGTGACACATCAAAGATTTATGAACTCATTCAG GGCAACATCCAGAGGAGTCAGTACGTGATGGAGCATCTTGAAGAAGCCAAGACCACAATGCTGAAACTCCTTGAACATAAACCCAAGGTGATGGGGATTATCAAGACGCACGCCAACAAACGACACGCTAAGAAGAAGCATAGCCCGTAA